One window of Globicephala melas chromosome 2, mGloMel1.2, whole genome shotgun sequence genomic DNA carries:
- the SIVA1 gene encoding apoptosis regulatory protein Siva isoform X2 produces MPKRGCPFADAAPLQLKVRVGRRELSRGVCAERLTREIFEKTTQLLFRGAQACMDPAWEEACAIVHTPESPKPGPTEAPRAARGQMLIGPDGRLTRSRAQASEADPAMAASGACSSCVRAVDGKAACGQCERALCGRCVRACCGCGAVACALCALVDPASR; encoded by the exons ATGCCCAAGCGGGGCTGCCCCTTCGCGGACGCGGCCCCGCTGCAGCTCAAGGTGCGTGTGGGCCGGAGGGAGCTGAGTCGCGGCGTGTGCGCCGAGCGCCTCACGCGGGAGATCTTCG AAAAGACCACGCAGCTCCTCTTCCGCGGGGCCCAGGCCTGCATGGACCCTGCGTGGGAGGAAGCCTGCGCCATCGTCCATACCCCGGagtccccgaagcctggccccaCAGAAGCCCCTCGGGCCGCACGCGGGCAGATGCTGATCGGGCCCGACGGCCGACTGACCAGGAGTCGAGCCCAGGCCTCCGAAGCTG ACCCAGCCATGGCGGCATCGGGAGCCTGCTCGTCGTGCGTGCGGGCTGTGGACGGGAAGGCGGCGTGCGGCCAGTGCGAGCGGGCCCTGTGCGGGCGCTGCGTGCGCGCCTGCTGCGGCTGTGGGGCAGTGGCCTGCGCCCTGTGTGCCCTCGTGGA CCCCGCCTCCAGATAA
- the SIVA1 gene encoding apoptosis regulatory protein Siva isoform X1: MPKRGCPFADAAPLQLKVRVGRRELSRGVCAERLTREIFEKTTQLLFRGAQACMDPAWEEACAIVHTPESPKPGPTEAPRAARGQMLIGPDGRLTRSRAQASEADPAMAASGACSSCVRAVDGKAACGQCERALCGRCVRACCGCGAVACALCALVDCSDLHEKVLCASCAMFEA, translated from the exons ATGCCCAAGCGGGGCTGCCCCTTCGCGGACGCGGCCCCGCTGCAGCTCAAGGTGCGTGTGGGCCGGAGGGAGCTGAGTCGCGGCGTGTGCGCCGAGCGCCTCACGCGGGAGATCTTCG AAAAGACCACGCAGCTCCTCTTCCGCGGGGCCCAGGCCTGCATGGACCCTGCGTGGGAGGAAGCCTGCGCCATCGTCCATACCCCGGagtccccgaagcctggccccaCAGAAGCCCCTCGGGCCGCACGCGGGCAGATGCTGATCGGGCCCGACGGCCGACTGACCAGGAGTCGAGCCCAGGCCTCCGAAGCTG ACCCAGCCATGGCGGCATCGGGAGCCTGCTCGTCGTGCGTGCGGGCTGTGGACGGGAAGGCGGCGTGCGGCCAGTGCGAGCGGGCCCTGTGCGGGCGCTGCGTGCGCGCCTGCTGCGGCTGTGGGGCAGTGGCCTGCGCCCTGTGTGCCCTCGTGGA CTGCAGTGACCTCCACGAGAAAGTGCTGTGCGCCAGCTGCGCCATGTTCGAGGCCTGA
- the AKT1 gene encoding RAC-alpha serine/threonine-protein kinase isoform X2 — MLECRRPLRWPRGPSRLIQAGLESSPSPGLGHLHGSSAAGVRVPECQLMKTERPRPNTFIIRCLQWTTVIERTFHVETPEEREEWTTAIQTVADGLKRQEEEMMDFRSGSPGENSGAEEMEVALAKPKHRVTMNEFEYLKLLGKGTFGKVILVKEKATGRYYAMKILKKEVIVAKDEVAHTLTENRVLQNSRHPFLTALKYSFQTHDRLCFVMEYANGGELFFHLSRERVFPEDRARFYGAEIVSALDYLHSEKNVVYRDLKLENLMLDKDGHIKITDFGLCKEGIKDGATMKTFCGTPEYLAPEVLEDNDYGRAVDWWGLGVVMYEMMCGRLPFYNQDHEKLFELILMEEIRFPRTLSPEAKSLLSGLLKKDPKQRLGGGSEDAKEIMQHRFFASIVWQDVYEKKLSPPFKPQVASETDTRYFDEEFTAQIITITPPDRDDSMEGVDSERRPHFPQFSYSASGTA, encoded by the exons ATGCTGGAATGTCGGAGACCCCTGCGCTGGccccgcggcccctcccgcctcATACAGGCTGGGCTGGAATCCAGCCCCTCTCCGGGCCTGGGGCACCTCCACGGTTCCTCGGCTGCAGGTGTGCGTGTTCCAG AATGCCAGCTGATGAAGACGGAGCGGCCGCGGCCCAACACCTTCATCATCCGCTGTCTGCAGTGGACCACGGTCATCGAGCGCACGTTCCACGTAGAGACCCCCGAGGAGCG GGAGGAGTGGACAACCGCCATCCAGACGGTGGCCGACGGGCtcaagaggcaggaggaggagatgATGGACTTCCGGTCGGGCTCGCCTGGCGAGAACTCAGGGGCCGAGGAGATGGAGGTGGCGCTGGCCAAGCCCAAGCACCGCGTG ACCATGAATGAGTTTGAGTACCTGAAGCTGCTGGGCAAAGGCACCTTCGGGAAGGTGATCCTGGTGAAGGAGAAGGCCACGGGCCGCTACTATGCCATGAAGATCCTGAAGAAGGAGGTCATTGTGGCCAAG GACGAGGTGGCCCACACGCTCACGGAGAACCGCGTCCTCCAGAACTCCCGGCACCCCTTCCTGACG GCCCTGAAGTACTCCTTCCAGACCCACGACCGCCTGTGCTTCGTCATGGAGTACGCCAACGGAGGCGAG CTCTTCTTCCACCTGTCCCGGGAGCGGGTGTTCCCCGAGGACCGGGCCCGGTTCTACGGCGCCGAGATCGTGTCTGCCCTGGACTACCTGCACTCGGAGAAGAACGTGGTGTACCGGGACCTCAAG CTGGAGAACCTCATGCTGGACAAGGACGGGCACATCAAGATCACGGACTTCGGGCTGTGCAAGGAGGGCATCAAGGATGGCGCCACCATGAAGACCTTCTGCGGGACGCCCGAGTACCTGGCCCCCGAG GTGCTGGAGGACAACGACTACGGCCGGGCGGTGGACTGGTGGGGGCTGGGCGTGGTCATGTACGAGATGATGTGCGGCCGCCTGCCCTTCTACAACCAGGACCACGAGAAGCTTTTCGAGCTCATCCTCATGGAGGAGATCCGCTTCCCACGCACGCTCAGCCCTGAGGCcaagtccctgctctcagggcTGCTCAAGAAGGACCCCAAGCAGCG GCTCGGTGGGGGCTCCGAGGACGCCAAGGAGATCATGCAGCACCGCTTCTTCGCCAGCATCGTGTGGCAGGATGTGTATGAGAAGAAG CTCAGCCCGCCCTTCAAGCCTCAGGTCGCGTCCGAGACGGACACCAGGTATTTTGATGAAGAGTTCACAGCCCAGATCATCACCATCACGCCGCCCGACCGAG ACGACAGCATGGAGGGCGTGGACAGCGAGCGGAGGCCTCACTTCCCCCAGTTCTCCTACTCGGCCAGCGGCACGGCCTGA